One genomic region from Nocardioides plantarum encodes:
- a CDS encoding TetR/AcrR family transcriptional regulator codes for MPETTTDDVRARIVDAAARLLRDEGARAVTTRAVAQAASVQAPTIYRLFGDKDGLVEAVAEHVMATYVGAKQAAVAGAADADVDPVTDLRDGWRLHVEFGMANPDLYALLSSVGRPQPSPATRAGIEVLRARVRRLAAAGLLRVDEERALGLIHAAGTGTVIALLETPADQRDLGLVDAAYDAVAAAILVDEPARPDDARPTTAAVTLAAVLPELPGLSEAERALMAEWLTRSVALLRS; via the coding sequence GTGCCCGAGACCACCACCGACGACGTCCGCGCCCGCATCGTCGACGCCGCCGCCCGGCTGCTGCGGGACGAGGGCGCCCGCGCCGTCACCACCCGCGCCGTGGCCCAGGCGGCGTCCGTGCAGGCCCCGACGATCTACCGGCTGTTCGGCGACAAGGACGGACTCGTCGAGGCGGTCGCCGAGCACGTGATGGCGACCTACGTCGGGGCCAAGCAGGCGGCGGTGGCGGGCGCCGCCGACGCCGACGTCGACCCGGTGACCGACCTGCGCGACGGCTGGCGGCTGCACGTCGAGTTCGGCATGGCCAACCCCGACCTCTACGCGCTGCTCAGCAGCGTCGGCCGCCCGCAGCCGTCGCCGGCGACCCGCGCCGGCATCGAGGTGCTGCGCGCCCGCGTCCGCCGGCTCGCCGCCGCAGGACTGCTGCGCGTCGACGAGGAGCGGGCCCTCGGGCTGATCCACGCCGCCGGCACCGGCACCGTGATCGCCCTGCTCGAGACCCCGGCCGACCAGCGTGACCTCGGCCTGGTCGACGCGGCGTACGACGCCGTGGCGGCCGCCATCCTGGTCGACGAGCCGGCCCGCCCCGACGACGCGCGGCCGACGACCGCCGCGGTCACCCTCGCGGCGGTGCTGCCAGAGCTGCCCGGCCTGAGCGAGGCCGAGCGCGCCCTGATGGCCGAGTGGCTGACCCGCTCGGTGGCGCTGCTGCGGTCCTGA
- a CDS encoding lipase family protein — protein sequence MSVPVEAADSREAGIPAFYEQPATLPAANGDLVRSEPMTYLLDPAHASDVAVTSTRIMYRTTDRTGTPVAVSGSVIVPKSPWSGPGRRPVIGYAVGTQGVGDKCAPSRQFSEGIEYEGVFMTAMLARGYALAVTDYEGLGTAGAHTYMDRLSQGHAVLDAVRAAQRLPGSGLDAQSPVGLYGYSQGGGAAASAVELAPTYAAELRIKGAVVGAVPADLTVLPANLDGGLWAEFLWYAMTGLAASYDLDLNPYLNDRGREFLTDISDDCVFDLFNAALKNSTEFTTDGSSLEQLTQTEPFKSILTDQRIGLSKPTAPVLITHSLLDDTIPYRTGRQLATDWCRQGATVRLSTNATPLHLGAMLNNATEAFGFLEARFAGTPALNSCWRL from the coding sequence GTGAGCGTTCCGGTTGAGGCTGCCGACTCACGCGAGGCCGGGATCCCGGCCTTCTACGAGCAACCAGCCACGCTGCCCGCGGCGAATGGCGACCTCGTGCGCTCCGAGCCGATGACGTACCTGCTCGACCCTGCGCATGCCAGCGACGTCGCGGTGACCTCCACGCGGATCATGTACCGCACGACCGACCGCACCGGCACGCCGGTCGCGGTCTCGGGGTCGGTCATCGTCCCCAAGTCCCCATGGTCGGGCCCCGGCCGGCGGCCGGTCATCGGATACGCGGTCGGCACCCAGGGCGTCGGTGACAAGTGCGCCCCGTCTCGACAGTTCAGCGAGGGCATCGAGTACGAAGGCGTGTTCATGACCGCGATGTTGGCGCGCGGGTACGCCTTGGCCGTCACCGACTACGAAGGCCTGGGCACCGCTGGTGCGCACACCTACATGGACCGCCTGTCGCAGGGCCACGCGGTCCTCGACGCCGTCCGCGCCGCCCAGCGACTGCCGGGATCCGGACTCGACGCCCAGAGCCCCGTCGGGCTCTACGGCTACTCCCAAGGCGGGGGCGCCGCGGCCTCGGCCGTCGAGCTCGCGCCGACGTACGCCGCGGAGCTGCGCATCAAGGGCGCCGTCGTCGGTGCAGTCCCCGCTGACCTGACCGTGCTGCCCGCCAACCTCGACGGCGGACTGTGGGCCGAGTTCCTCTGGTACGCCATGACCGGTCTTGCCGCCAGCTACGACCTGGACCTGAACCCGTACCTCAACGACCGCGGTCGTGAGTTCCTCACCGACATCTCCGACGACTGCGTCTTCGACCTGTTCAACGCCGCACTGAAGAACTCGACAGAGTTCACCACCGACGGGTCCAGCCTCGAACAGCTCACCCAGACCGAGCCGTTCAAGTCGATCCTCACCGATCAGCGCATCGGACTGAGCAAGCCCACAGCTCCGGTCCTCATCACCCACAGCCTCCTCGACGACACGATCCCCTACCGGACGGGCCGCCAGCTCGCCACCGACTGGTGCCGCCAAGGGGCCACCGTGAGGCTCAGCACGAATGCGACCCCACTCCACCTCGGAGCCATGCTCAACAACGCCACCGAGGCCTTCGGATTCCTCGAGGCCCGTTTCGCTGGCACCCCCGCCCTCAACTCGTGTTGGAGGCTCTGA